In Flavobacterium sp. N1736, the following are encoded in one genomic region:
- a CDS encoding Ig-like domain-containing protein, producing MKKNKLLIVIILMGFLTFGMSYNNVIKENVVTPFIKQVAEVEKQIVAKINPNKNNQAPVKKEASVNAAAVAATISVTNAVAVNGGGNAKPGSQLDFTITINNTGTDATGTTFQDILDSNLTLVPGSLKATPVAVNDAYNCIGNVGITLNTAQGILANDVSPDGTALTAAILANGSHGVAAISSNGSFTYNPTAGYSGTDTFTYTLTSTNGKTDTATVTVTISAPIYFINSSAATNGTGTLLSPFKLVQNATGMGSNPVFIYTGAANSGTTLALSDNQKVIGQGATASLATILNLTVPSYSNVLPTTGGTNPTFSSISLKANNDIQAVILSSDITGTSVGNLKVRNASITGGSAIAVNINGGNSIDCIFQSVSANGGAGGIVINNIPGSFQVTGTGTTAGSGGTIQNITNGLIGAKFASCTNISLKNMNFTNAGLFGIKLDDVNNFELTNSVLSNCGNNINGSETGGIYATNLTGTSTITNTKVNDSWGRGFYAHNDYGTSNVTVTGSQFKNAFDKNNGDSNFIFEGYGASNNTLVLKGNDFSNAKNYGLVLNFGGSSTNTVQVGGNTLADGNIINAAASPGSNGLSLQGNSAAIVNYNIINNTIKSSFTGSFTCNVGNQDTGTMNGRINFNTIDGGGAGSVSNGISVAAYGNAKHITEILNNIITNVNNYGIVSEANDNNLATSSARMDATIKNNNINVVPSSYAHVGVVSVGTVAGSSLISAANIGNNITNATVNLGTATFDVLAYGPLNKVILQGATALAAGSGDRSAALTAFWNANNSASTRTAKDELGGGTIVSGTVATPSNGSASKMVPQKETEETTPIAESQSNNEITNITNKSAGGNSTAKTTSGETISVGPFILASGKSTVITFSATINAAASLPANTCAVTNQAAVSGTNFATVNSNITTTSIKPGNATVTTTTENIPCLGSTAVTLNATCPLGTTATWYTALTGGSSFATGSTATATPTANNTTYCVACEAAYCASDRLLVKTVTGTPSTSSSETQVACDSYFWAVDGNTYTTSGIKTKTVGCDTKTLNLTITPSTSSSETQVACGSYFWAVDGNTYTTSGIKTKTVGCDTKTLNLTITPSTSSSETQVACDSYFWAVDGNTYTTSGIKTKTVGCDTKTLNLTITPSTSSSETQVACDSYFWAVDGNTYTTSGIKTKTVGCDTKTLNLTITPSTSSSETQVACDSYYWAVDGKTYTTSGIKTKTTGCDTKTLNLTITPSTSSSETQVACDSYFWAVDGNTYTTSGIKTKTVGCDTKTLNLTITPATSATETQTACGSYYWPLADATYSTTGTYSYTVGCDTKTLNLTITPETSATEKIAACDSYYWAVNGVTYTVSGTYSYVNGCDTKILDLTINNLSAIDKAVSLNSGILTSNHLGATYQWYKCPNTLLSNETNQSYTPLTAGDYKVEITVGECTIASDCVTITSLAVGQFKPNEFKLYPNPSNGIINIVTANGGNYSIIDQSGKIIQLVHLNENTINTINMENISEGIYFIKSAGDSKIKAEKFIIKK from the coding sequence ATGAAAAAAAACAAACTCTTAATTGTTATAATCTTAATGGGATTCCTAACATTCGGAATGTCATATAATAATGTTATTAAGGAAAATGTTGTTACGCCATTTATAAAACAGGTAGCAGAAGTTGAGAAACAAATTGTTGCTAAGATAAATCCTAACAAGAATAATCAGGCTCCGGTAAAAAAAGAAGCAAGTGTTAACGCTGCAGCTGTAGCAGCAACTATTAGTGTTACTAATGCTGTTGCTGTAAACGGAGGAGGAAATGCAAAACCGGGTTCACAACTTGATTTTACTATTACTATCAATAATACGGGAACTGATGCTACGGGAACTACTTTTCAGGATATTTTAGATTCTAATCTAACTTTGGTACCGGGTTCTCTTAAAGCTACTCCAGTTGCGGTAAATGATGCTTATAATTGTATCGGAAATGTTGGAATAACATTAAACACAGCCCAGGGTATATTGGCAAATGATGTTAGCCCTGACGGAACTGCATTGACTGCCGCTATTTTAGCAAATGGAAGTCATGGAGTTGCAGCTATATCTTCTAACGGATCTTTTACCTACAACCCAACAGCGGGTTATTCCGGTACAGATACTTTTACGTATACACTAACAAGTACCAACGGAAAAACAGATACTGCAACAGTAACCGTTACAATTTCGGCACCAATATATTTTATAAACAGTTCGGCTGCCACAAACGGAACGGGAACTTTATTAAGCCCTTTTAAATTAGTACAAAATGCAACCGGAATGGGGTCAAATCCTGTTTTTATTTACACAGGAGCTGCTAATAGTGGTACAACATTAGCCTTATCAGACAATCAAAAAGTAATTGGTCAGGGAGCAACAGCTAGTTTGGCAACGATATTAAATCTTACTGTTCCATCTTACAGTAATGTTTTACCAACAACTGGTGGTACAAATCCAACTTTTTCTTCGATTTCTCTTAAAGCAAATAATGATATTCAAGCAGTCATTTTATCTTCAGATATAACCGGGACAAGTGTTGGAAATTTAAAAGTAAGAAATGCTTCTATTACCGGAGGAAGTGCAATTGCAGTAAACATTAATGGAGGAAATTCTATAGATTGTATTTTTCAAAGTGTTTCTGCAAATGGCGGTGCAGGCGGAATAGTTATAAATAATATCCCGGGTTCTTTTCAGGTTACAGGAACTGGTACTACTGCAGGATCTGGAGGAACAATTCAAAATATTACCAATGGATTAATTGGTGCCAAATTTGCTTCATGTACAAATATTTCATTAAAAAACATGAATTTTACAAATGCCGGGCTTTTTGGAATTAAACTAGATGATGTAAATAATTTTGAATTAACGAATAGTGTTTTAAGTAATTGCGGAAACAATATTAACGGTTCAGAAACTGGTGGTATCTACGCAACAAATCTAACCGGAACTTCTACAATAACCAATACAAAAGTTAATGATTCATGGGGTCGCGGATTTTATGCCCATAATGATTACGGGACTTCTAATGTAACGGTAACAGGGTCTCAGTTTAAAAATGCTTTTGATAAAAATAATGGTGACAGTAATTTTATATTTGAAGGCTATGGAGCTTCAAATAATACTTTAGTTTTAAAAGGAAATGATTTTTCTAATGCAAAAAATTATGGTTTAGTACTAAATTTTGGCGGTTCCTCAACAAATACTGTTCAGGTTGGCGGAAATACTCTTGCTGACGGAAATATTATAAATGCAGCAGCAAGTCCCGGAAGTAATGGTTTATCACTTCAGGGAAATTCAGCAGCAATAGTTAATTATAATATCATAAACAATACTATAAAATCAAGTTTCACCGGTTCATTTACCTGTAATGTTGGAAATCAGGATACAGGAACTATGAATGGAAGAATAAATTTTAATACTATAGACGGTGGCGGAGCTGGATCTGTGTCTAATGGTATTTCTGTAGCGGCTTATGGAAATGCCAAACATATTACAGAAATATTAAATAATATCATTACCAATGTCAATAACTATGGTATTGTTTCTGAAGCTAATGATAATAATTTAGCGACTAGTAGTGCCAGAATGGATGCCACTATAAAAAATAATAATATTAATGTCGTTCCAAGTTCATATGCGCATGTTGGGGTAGTTTCTGTAGGAACAGTTGCAGGCTCTTCGCTAATAAGTGCTGCGAACATTGGTAATAATATAACTAATGCCACAGTTAATCTTGGTACAGCAACTTTTGATGTTTTGGCTTATGGCCCTTTAAATAAAGTAATATTACAAGGTGCAACTGCTCTTGCAGCTGGATCAGGCGACAGATCTGCAGCACTTACTGCTTTCTGGAATGCAAACAATTCGGCATCAACAAGAACTGCGAAAGATGAATTAGGCGGCGGAACAATTGTTTCAGGAACAGTTGCAACTCCTTCTAATGGATCAGCTTCAAAAATGGTACCTCAAAAAGAAACTGAAGAAACTACACCAATTGCAGAAAGCCAAAGTAATAACGAAATTACTAACATTACCAACAAATCTGCCGGAGGAAACAGCACTGCAAAAACAACATCAGGAGAAACAATTTCTGTTGGTCCATTTATTTTAGCCAGCGGAAAAAGTACTGTAATAACTTTCAGTGCAACAATAAATGCGGCTGCTTCATTGCCGGCAAATACATGTGCTGTTACGAATCAGGCAGCTGTAAGCGGAACTAATTTTGCGACTGTAAATTCAAATATTACAACAACGTCGATCAAACCCGGTAACGCAACCGTTACAACTACGACAGAAAATATTCCGTGCTTAGGCAGTACCGCAGTAACATTAAACGCTACTTGTCCGCTTGGTACAACAGCGACATGGTATACCGCATTAACCGGAGGCAGCAGTTTTGCAACAGGATCAACAGCAACAGCAACGCCTACAGCAAACAATACAACGTATTGTGTAGCCTGTGAAGCTGCATATTGTGCAAGCGACAGATTACTGGTAAAAACAGTTACAGGAACTCCATCGACATCATCTTCAGAAACGCAGGTTGCTTGTGATAGTTATTTTTGGGCGGTAGATGGAAACACCTATACAACTTCGGGAATCAAAACAAAAACAGTAGGATGCGATACCAAAACTTTAAACCTTACCATAACACCATCAACATCTTCTTCGGAAACGCAGGTTGCTTGTGGTAGTTATTTTTGGGCGGTAGATGGAAACACCTATACAACGTCGGGAATTAAAACAAAAACCGTAGGTTGTGATACCAAAACTCTAAACCTTACCATAACGCCATCAACATCTTCTTCGGAAACTCAGGTTGCTTGTGACAGTTATTTTTGGGCGGTAGATGGAAACACCTATACAACGTCGGGAATCAAAACAAAAACCGTAGGATGTGATACTAAAACTTTAAACCTTACCATAACACCATCAACATCATCTTCGGAAACTCAGGTTGCTTGCGACAGTTATTTTTGGGCGGTAGACGGAAACACCTATACAACTTCGGGAATTAAAACAAAAACCGTAGGATGCGATACCAAAACTCTAAACCTTACTATAACACCATCAACATCATCTTCGGAAACTCAGGTTGCTTGTGACAGTTATTATTGGGCAGTAGATGGTAAAACGTATACAACGTCGGGAATTAAAACAAAAACCACAGGCTGTGATACCAAAACTTTAAACCTTACCATAACACCATCAACTTCATCTTCGGAAACGCAGGTTGCTTGTGATAGTTATTTTTGGGCAGTAGACGGAAACACCTATACAACTTCGGGAATCAAAACAAAAACCGTAGGCTGTGATACCAAAACTTTAAACCTTACCATTACGCCTGCAACATCAGCTACTGAAACTCAAACTGCTTGTGGAAGTTATTATTGGCCATTAGCCGATGCAACTTATTCGACAACAGGAACATATTCTTATACTGTAGGATGCGATACCAAGACTTTAAACCTTACAATTACGCCAGAAACGTCAGCTACTGAAAAAATTGCAGCATGCGACAGCTATTACTGGGCAGTTAATGGTGTTACATACACCGTTTCCGGAACATATTCGTATGTAAATGGTTGTGATACTAAAATTTTAGATTTAACAATAAACAATTTATCAGCAATTGATAAAGCTGTAAGTTTAAATTCAGGAATACTAACATCAAATCATTTAGGGGCCACATATCAATGGTACAAATGCCCAAATACGTTGCTTTCAAACGAAACAAATCAGTCTTACACACCTTTAACGGCTGGCGACTATAAAGTTGAAATTACAGTTGGCGAATGTACAATTGCTTCCGATTGTGTTACAATAACAAGTTTGGCAGTTGGTCAATTCAAACCAAATGAATTTAAACTTTATCCT